The Synergistota bacterium region TATCTGTCCTATCTTTCTACCGTCAGTCTCAACGATGATTTGATCTCTCGCAAACATCTCCTTAAGCTTCTCTTCATATCTGTTTTCACGGTATATCTTTTCCTCTATGGCTCTCTTAATATGCTTGGCAGTGATATACTCGCTACCTTCCATAACTGCCCAAGCGTTAGCCTCAACGAGAACCGCTATAAGATCACTGAATTTCGTAGAAAGCTTTTTCTGGTCCTCGGCAAGCTCGCTGCTGTAATCTACCAAAGCAGCAACAGCGCTTTTATCACAGTGTAGCAGACCTTCCTCCCTGCAATAAGAAGAGATAAAAGAGCATATTTCCCTCACGTTCTCTTCGCTTCTTTCCATTTCAACATCGAAGTCAACCTTTATCTTAAAAAGCTTCTTGAAATCATCATCGAAAATCGAAAGAAGATGATACATAAGCGGACTTCCTATAAGCATGACCTTAAGATTAACGGGAATGGGTTCTGGCGACAGACCAGATATGGGAATTAAGCCTATATGCTCTGCTATGTTTTCTATTCTAACCTCCCGGGTTTTCAAAACTCTCTTTAAAGCATCCCAAGCGCCGGGATTTCTCAGGAGATCCACAATATGTAGGATAAGGTATCCCCCATTTGCCCTGTGGATGGCTCCTGCCTTTATTTTAGTGAAGTCTGTTATCAAAAATCCCATCCTTTGTTCATACTCAAGCTTACCAACGAGGTTATAATAGGTAGGATTGCTCTCAAAAACAACAGGAGCTCCCTCAAGATGAGAGTTATCTACAAGAAGATTCACCTTATACCTATCAAATGAAATCGGAGGCTTGCGTCCCCCCTGCTCTTCATCTCTCACGAGAAAATCGTGAAGATGATCAACCACATCCTCCATCATATCCTCGAGAAAAGCAACAACCTTAGGAAGCTCAACATATTTCTCCTTAAGATCCTTAAAGAGCCCTCCTATAACGAAAACGCATAACTCTCTTTCCAGCTTCTTTATCTTCGCTCTCGCGTCTCTCTCAAGCTTTTGAATTTCCCTCATAACTTGCATAGTTCTTTCATGAAGCTCCAAGGATCGCGCTTCAAGCTCTCTCTTTCTTTCAACGGGAAGCGAGTTAAACTCCTCCTGTGTCATTTCTCTTCCATCAACAAGAGGAACGTTCACAAACCCCGTTGGGGTTCTCTTAACCACAAAGCCAAGAAGCTCCGCTTCCCTGTTTAAAGCTTCCATGAGCTCGTTTACTTTCTCCTGAAGTTCTTTAAAAACCGCTCTTTTCTTAGCCTCAAATTCCTCCCCTTCAAATGCTTTAGGTATGCGAACTCTCAGCTCCTCAAGCAACTCCTCTATATCTCTCTTGAACTCTCTCCCCCTGCCTGCCGGGAACGAGAGAGCAACTGGACGCGAGGGATTCTTAAAATTATAAACATAGCACCAATCTGAAGGTGGGGGCTCAGTAGAGGCAACTTCTTGAGCAACCTTCTTAGCATAGCTTGTTCTTCCCGTTCCGCTCATCCCAACAAAGAAAAGATTATACCCTGGGCTTTTTACCCTAAGACCAAAGTTCGCAGCCTTAACCACTCTATTTTGTCCTATTATAGATCCCTTAAACGGTTCTATTTCTTCCGTAGTATTAAAATCGAATAACTCTAAGGGACATCTTGCCCTAAGTTGATCATGTGATAGCTCCAACGGGAAACACCCCCCTTTTTAAAAACAAAGCCTTAAAAAGATTATATCAAATTTTGTGGTATAATCTTAGGAGCGAGTAAAATATGCAGAAGAGGGGGTAAGAACAAGATGTTTAAAACTTTAAGAAGTCAGATGAAGCTCATCTTTATTATCGTCGCTATTTTCTTCGCTTTTTCGATATATCTGGGATATGGCGCGTATCTAAGGGGTAGAAGAACGGGCGGAGCACCAACAACGGCAGCCATAGTAAACGGCGTGCCAATCTCGAAGGCTGCTTTAAACTCCACCTTAAGAAGGGAGCTATCCAGATATAAGCCTGAAGATCTGAGAAACATGAAGAAAGAGGAATTTGAAAAGATAAGAAGAAGCGTACTTCAAGGGCTCATAAACTATGAGCTCCTTTATCAGGAAGCTTTAAAAGAAGGGCTAAAACCATCATCAAAGGAAATAGATGATGCCATTAAAAGCTTTGAAAAGAAGTTTCCGAGCAAGGAGGAGTTTCTCAGATTCTTAAGAAGACAGGGAGTAACTGTATCCGATCTTAAAAGAGGCCTGGAAAAAGACTTAGCGGTGAGAAAGCTGCTCAGTAAAATTCAAGAGAACGTTAAGGTTAATGAAAAGGAGATAAGAAACCTCTACGAAAAGTATAAGAAGGCTTTCGTCGAGCCCAAGAAGTATGAAATAGCTTACTTAGAGTTAAAGGATTCCAAGA contains the following coding sequences:
- a CDS encoding SurA N-terminal domain-containing protein — protein: MFKTLRSQMKLIFIIVAIFFAFSIYLGYGAYLRGRRTGGAPTTAAIVNGVPISKAALNSTLRRELSRYKPEDLRNMKKEEFEKIRRSVLQGLINYELLYQEALKEGLKPSSKEIDDAIKSFEKKFPSKEEFLRFLRRQGVTVSDLKRGLEKDLAVRKLLSKIQENVKVNEKEIRNLYEKYKKAFVEPKKYEIAYLELKDSKKAEEIYKELQSGKKWSDIAPKSKPEKKSLRELPKQFSKEEKEFKAKSPFIIKDDKEKKYWVGYVFSIIPPKQRSYEDVKKQLEQILRYTEGAEAQRKFILALRAKAEIKYIDPSLAPPPPAPKEKKAAKEEAKPKQKESNKGKRVKEAESKKATESKSK
- a CDS encoding AAA family ATPase, with translation MELSHDQLRARCPLELFDFNTTEEIEPFKGSIIGQNRVVKAANFGLRVKSPGYNLFFVGMSGTGRTSYAKKVAQEVASTEPPPSDWCYVYNFKNPSRPVALSFPAGRGREFKRDIEELLEELRVRIPKAFEGEEFEAKKRAVFKELQEKVNELMEALNREAELLGFVVKRTPTGFVNVPLVDGREMTQEEFNSLPVERKRELEARSLELHERTMQVMREIQKLERDARAKIKKLERELCVFVIGGLFKDLKEKYVELPKVVAFLEDMMEDVVDHLHDFLVRDEEQGGRKPPISFDRYKVNLLVDNSHLEGAPVVFESNPTYYNLVGKLEYEQRMGFLITDFTKIKAGAIHRANGGYLILHIVDLLRNPGAWDALKRVLKTREVRIENIAEHIGLIPISGLSPEPIPVNLKVMLIGSPLMYHLLSIFDDDFKKLFKIKVDFDVEMERSEENVREICSFISSYCREEGLLHCDKSAVAALVDYSSELAEDQKKLSTKFSDLIAVLVEANAWAVMEGSEYITAKHIKRAIEEKIYRENRYEEKLKEMFARDQIIVETDGRKIGQINGLAVLNVGDYSFGKPSRITATVHLGQKGVINIERESKMSGKIHDKGVMILSNYMASQYAKDFPLTLSASICFEQLYDGVEGDSASAAELYALLSAISGIPLRQDIAITGSVDQKGNIQPVGGVNKKVAGFFDFCKIKGLNGSHGVIIPYRNRESLMLREDIVSAVKEGKFHIYAIKTIDEGIEILTGMSPEEFHRAVEAKLREMAEALREWGKKGEEKTKEADSKGNVG